The following proteins are encoded in a genomic region of Phragmites australis chromosome 9, lpPhrAust1.1, whole genome shotgun sequence:
- the LOC133928484 gene encoding uncharacterized protein LOC133928484, producing MSLGSLGSLLTRRFLPRGIPSAQAESSSGIVSKAAAAAGRPARSLHTLRHLAVGDGALGTAAVAALAGLFGFLYFKKDTDESAGKVTGKKEVPEKKPISEGDMKRAAFKARFVDKDGHFAWREYLDYLSSLSYHEGRPLYNKEVSDKEAIEEVTDREAVKQDDMKDEAAMKVRFDDWMKEYGRTYKNEEEKARRYEVFEARAKYADKRNASKRSGARFGTNEYADWTEEEWNNLGRRGDFPWEEYLDHIDSMIAQGRVLYVKNGSIRRTSKSDCQ from the exons ATGTCCCTTGGGTCCCTGGGTTCCCTCCTCACCCGGAGGTTCTTGCCACGCGGGATCCCCAGCGCGCAGGCGGAGTCCTCGTCGGGGATCGTCTCcaaggcggcggcagcggcgggaaGGCCAGCACGCTCTCTTCACACCCTC AGGCATCTTGCCGTTGGCGATGGCGCTCTTGGTACTGCAGCCGTGGCTGCGTTGGCTGGATTGTTCGGATTTCTGTATTTCAAGAAAGATACAGATGAGTCAG CTGGCAAGGTGACCGGCAAGAAGGAGGTGCCTGAGAAGAAGCCCATCAGTGAGGGGGACATGAAGAGGGCAGCCTTCAAGGCAAGGTTCGTGGACAAAGACGGACACTTTGCCTGGCGTGAGTACTTAGATTACCTCAGCTCTCTAAGCTATCATGAGGGGAGGCCTCTTTACAACAAAGAGGTGTCTGATAAGGAGGCCATCGAGGAGGTGACTGACAGGGAGGCCGTGAAGCAGGATGACATGAAGGACGAGGCAGCCATGAAGGTAAGGTTCGATGACTGGATGAAGGAGTATGGCCGGACATACAAgaatgaggaggagaaggcccGGCGGTATGAAGTATTCGAGGCGAGGGCGAAGTATGCCGACAAGCGTAACGCATCAAAGCGAAGTGGTGCCCGTTTTGGCACTAACGAATATGCGGACTGGACTGAGGAAGAGTGGAATAACTTGGGCCGTCGTGGCGACTTTCCCTGGGAGGAGTACCTTGACCACATCGATTCTATGATTGCTCAGGGGAGGGTCCTGTACGTCAAAAATGGGTCGATAAG AAGGACATCCAAGAGTGACTGCCAGTGA